One Solea senegalensis isolate Sse05_10M linkage group LG21, IFAPA_SoseM_1, whole genome shotgun sequence DNA segment encodes these proteins:
- the rabepk gene encoding rab9 effector protein with kelch motifs: protein MEFLPVLEPLDKPQRGIWYSLIPRGRAPGVSVGHTCTFTASGEGGKGGILIVGGANPSGSFSHSHIINLDNHEWDVPEWEGLEARYEHCSFVPESCPQSLWVFGGAQHSGNRNCIQKIQRTDSGHSLWKEVSVNGKPPGPRTYHTNSACLGDKLYVFSGGEAGAEPVSDQKLHVFDTVSLTWSQPQTHGRHPPARHGHIIVAVGSRVFFHGGMAGDKFHNDMYSLDTGSMKWEKVQAKGDIPSGVAAHSAVVLGKNIYIFGGMTADGACNSMYRFNTDKSRWVLMKFEGDMPPNRLDHSMCVLPWKVHDENSPASSETIQLAFVYGGMDTQGVIYNDCIVTVVT, encoded by the exons ATGGAGTTTCTTCCTGTACTTGAGCCATTGGATAAGCCCCAACGAGGAATAtg GTACTCGTTGATTCCAAGAGGACGTGCTCCAGGTGTTAGTGTGGGTCACACCTGCACCTTTACTGCATCTGGTGAAGGAGGAAAAGGGGGAATCCTTATCGTTGGAGGAGCAAACCCAAGTGGCAGTTTCTCACATTCACATATCATAAATCtag ATAATCACGAATGGGACGTTCCAGAATGGGAAGGTTTGGAGGCGCGGTACGAACACTGCAGCTTTGTGCCAGAGAGCTGCCCACAGAGCTTGTGGGTGTTTGGTGGGGCGCAGCACAGTGGCAATCGTAATtgcatccagaaaatacagcgAACAG ACAGTGGACATAGTCTCTGGAAGGAGGTATCAGTGAACGGAAAGCCCCCTGGTCCAAGGACATACCACACTAACTCCGCCTGCCTTGGGGATAAACTATATGTTTTTTCTGGAGGTGAAGCAGGAGCTGAACCTGTGTCTGACCAAAAACTTCATGTCTTTGATAcag tGTCTTTGACCTGGTCCCAACCACAAACACATGGGAGACATCCACCAGCCAGACACGGCCACATTATTGTAGCAGTAGGTTCAAGGGTCTTCTTTCATGGAGGCATGGCGGGAGATAAATTCCACAATGACATGTACTCCCTTGACACAG GGAGCATGAAGTGGGAGAAAGTGCAGGCCAAAGGAGACATCCCATCAGGAGTAGCAGCCCACTCTGCTGTGGTACTCGGAAAGAATATCTACATCTTTGGAGGGATGACTGCTGATGGAGCCTGCAATTCTATGTACAGATTCAACACAG ACAAAAGTAGATGGGTCCTAATGAAATTTGAAGGAGATATGCCACCCAACCGCCTAGACCACTCCATGTGTGTGTTGCCCTGGAAGGTGCATGATGAAAACAGCCCAGCTTCCTCAGAGACAATACAACTGGCTTTTGTATATGGAGGGATGGACACCCAGGGTGTCATATACAATGACTGCATTGTGACTGTTGTGACTTAA
- the hspa5 gene encoding endoplasmic reticulum chaperone BiP produces the protein MKLVWALMLVVGTVFADADDDRRDAVGTVVGIDLGTTYSCVGVFKNGRVEIIANDQGNRITPSYVAFTSEGERLIGDAAKNQLTSNPENTVFDAKRLIGRSWGDSSVQQDIKYLPFKITEKKSKPHIQVDIGGGQMKTFAPEEISAMVLTKMKETAEAYLGKKVTHAVVTVPAYFNDAQRQATKDAGTIAGLNVMRIINEPTAAAIAYGLDKRDGEKNILVFDLGGGTFDVSLLTIDNGVFEVVATNGDTHLGGEDFDQRVMEHFIKLYKKKTGKDVRKDNRAVQKLRREVEKAKRALSAQHQARIEIESFFEGEDFSETLTRAKFEELNMDLFRSTMKPVQKVLEDSDLKKPDINEIVLVGGSTRIPKIQQLVKEFFNGKEPSRGINPDEAVAYGAAVQAGVLSGEEDTGDVVLLDVCPLTLGIETVGGVMTKLIPRNTVVPTKKSQIFSTASDNQPTVTIKVYEGERPLTKDNHLLGTFDLTGIPPAPRGVPQIEVTFEIDVNGILRVTAEDKGTGNKNKITITNDQNRLTPEDIERMVNDAERFADEDKKLKERIDARNELESYAYSLKNQIGDKEKLGGKLSDEDKETIEKAVEEKIEWMESHQEADMEDFQAKKKELEEVVQPIISKLYGSAGGPPPEGAESEQEEKDEL, from the exons atgaagCTGGTGTGGGCTTTAATGCTGGTGGTCGGCACAGTGTTTGCTGATGCTGACGACGACCGCAGGGACGCTGTGGGGACAGTGGTGGGAATTGACCTGGGGACCACTTACTCATG CGTTGGAGTGTTCAAGAATGGTCGTGTGGAGATCATCGCCAACGACCAGGGTAACCGCATCACCCCATCATATGTGGCCTTCACCAGTGAGGGTGAACGTCTGATTGGTGATGCTGCGAAGAACCAGCTGACCTCTAACCCTGAGAACACTGTTTTTGATGCCAAGAGATTGATTGGTCGCTCATGGGGTGACTCCTCTGTGCAGCAGGACATCAAATACCTGCCATTCAAG ATtacagagaagaaaagcaaGCCCCACATCCAGGTTGATATTGGTGGTGGCCAGATGAAGACATTTGCTCCCGAGGAGATCTCTGCTATGGTGCTGACCAAGATGAAGGAGACTGCTGAGGCTTACCTGGGCAAAAAG GTCACACATGCTGTGGTTACTGTCCCTGCATACTTTAATGATGCCCAACGTCAGGCCACCAAGGACGCTGGAACCATTGCTGGTCTGAATGTCATGAGAATCATTAATGAGCC gactgctgctgctattgCCTATGGTCTGGACAAGAGGGATGGCGAGAAGAACATTCTTGTGTTCGACCTCGGTGGTGGCACCTTCGATGTCTCCCTCCTGACCATTGACAATGGTGTGTTTGAAGTGGTGGCCACCAACGGTGACACTCACCTTGGCGGTGAAGACTTTGACCAGCGTGTCATGGAGCACTTCATCAAGCTGTACAAGAAGAAGACTGGCAAAGATGTACGTAAAGATAACCGTGCTGTGCAGAAACTGCGCCGTGAAGTTGAGAAAGCAAAGAGGGCTCTATCTGCCCAGCACCAGGCCCGCATTGAGATCGAGTCCTTCTTTGAGGGAGAAGACTTCTCCGAGACCCTGACCCGTGCCAAATTTGAAGAGCTGAACATG GACCTATTCCGTTCCACCATGAAGCCTGTACAGAAGGTGCTGGAAGATTCTGACTTGAAGAAGCCTGACATCAATGAGATTGTCCTGGTTGGAGGCTCCACCCGTATCCCCAAAATTCAGCAGCTGGTGAAGGAGTTCTTCAATGGCAAAGAGCCCTCTAGGGGAATCAACCCTGATGAGGCTGTTGCATATGGTGCTGCTGTGCAGGCAGGAGTGCTGTCAGGAGAGGAAGACACTG GTGATGTGGTTCTTCTGGATGTTTGCCCCCTGACTCTTGGTATTGAGACTGTTGGAGGAGTTATGACCAAACTGATCCCTAGGAACACTGTTGTGCCCACCAAGAAATCCCAGATCTTTTCTACAGCTTCTGATAACCAGCCCACCGTCACCATTAAGGTCTATGAAG GCGAGCGTCCCTTGACCAAAGACAACCACCTACTGGGCACCTTTGATCTGACAGGTATCCCTCCTGCACCTCGTGGTGTTCCACAGATTGAGGTCACCTTTGAAATTGATGTCAACGGTATTCTGCGTGTCACCGCTGAAGACAAAGGCACAGGCAACAAGAACAAGATCACCATCACAAATGACCAGAACCGTCTCACACCCGAGGATATTGAGCGCATGGTGAATGATGCAGAGCGCTTTGCTGATGAAGACAAGAAGCTGAAGGAGAGGATCGACGCTCGCAATGAGTTGGAGAGCTACGCCTACTCTCTGAAGAACCAAATTGGTGACAAGGAGAAGCTTGGTGGCAAGCTCTCAGATGAAGATAAGGAAACCATTGAGAaggcagtggaggagaaaattgagTGGATGGAGTCGCACCAAGAAGCTGACATGGAAGATTTCCAGGCCAAGAAGAAGGAGCTTGAGGAGGTGGTTCAGCCCATCATCAGCAAGCTTTATGGTAGCGCAGGTGGACCCCCACCTGAGGGCGCAGAGAGTGAGCAAGAGGAGAAGGATGAATTATAG